One Setaria italica strain Yugu1 chromosome II, Setaria_italica_v2.0, whole genome shotgun sequence DNA segment encodes these proteins:
- the LOC101779654 gene encoding uncharacterized protein LOC101779654 produces the protein MARWPTVRSLAATTQEEMNEMWAGLGYYRRARILLEGGELGKKSYYPITLWTIEKSLHENAPLTYLKFVQSTFRNVVSDEFLFQKKGSQMNSHLTNCWLYAAVFLQHRHLASLLSVACL, from the exons ATGGCGCGGTGGCCCACCGTGCGGAgcctcgccgccaccacgcAGGAG GAGATGAACGAGATGTGGGCGGGGCTCGGCTACTACCGGAGGGCTCGAATTCTTCTGGAG GGGGGAGAACTTGGAAAAAAATCTTACTATCCAATTACGCTTTGGACCATAGAGAAATCTTTGCACGAAAATGCTCCTCTAACCTATCTGAAA TTTGTCCAGTCCACATTCCGCAACGTAGTTTCAGATGAGTTTCTTTTTCAAAAGAAGGGGTCCCAGATGAATTCCCATTTGACAAACTGTTGGTTATATGCTGCCGTCTTTCTTCAGCATCGCCATTTGGCTTCACTTCTGTCAGTAGCATGTTTATAA